GGCTACCGGTGGATGGGCCAGGATTGGCAAAGCTCTAATTGAGATAGCGAAATGAAAGGCCCCTCATCCGAGGGGTCTTTTTTGTTGAGGGTAATATCTATCTCCCTGGGCTTTGTAGGGGGAAAACATCGTGAAGGTTTCTCTTGGCTTTAAAGATGGCGAAGGGAGTCTCTTTTACGAGTATATTTTGTGTCTTCAGAGGAGTAGTTGGGAACCTTCGGGAGACACATGACATCGAATTTTTGCATCTGGTTTTCGGAAAAGCTCCCTGCTTCGTAGAGCTCACGAGCTGTTTCGTGCATTTCTTCAAGAATACGGCTCATCGTGATGGACCTCCTTTGTTAGAACAATCCAATTTGACGGGATAAGCCCCTTTGAAAGTAGAAGGTTGCTAAACATATAAACGTATGATAAGCTCTTTGTGGAGGTGATAATTTGGGAAAGCGAAAATCATTTACCACGACGATTGACTCTGACATTCAGAAGCAATTCAAGTTGGCGTGCGTTGAGCGGGATGAAAAAATGAACGATGTTTTGGAACGATTCATGATTTACTACGTTGAGGAAAATAAGAAACCCGAATAACAGCGTCCGCCAAGACAATACTGTTATTCGGGCCCAACAGCAAGGGACAAGCCCTCACATGGACTAATTGTACCATGTCGATGGCTCCCTGTCCCTATGGACGTAAGGGGGCTTTTTTTATGCTCGAAATTAAGGAAAAAGCAGGGAATACGGATATTCAAGGCAGGGAATTGATAAAAAGGGCCGTAGATGATGTTTTTGAATATAGATCGTCGGGGTTGCGTGATCTGCCTAAAAATGTCGATAAAACTACTTTCTACGGCTGGGTCGTGTATTTCGCATGGCTTTACGTGAATCGAATGGAGGCCTTAGGAGATTCCGCCGATATGTCGAAAATCGTTGCCATTATGGAAAGAAACGACGAGAAAGGCGAGATGAGGTCCGCTTTCGATTTTTTTCGTGCCGCAGAGGGACGAAGGGAGGTAGAAGATATGATAGACGTGTTGGAGGCTAACCCCGTAGCTGGTGATTCTGATGTGACGTTGTTCGAGTTCGAGCAGAAGCCCGTAAGGGTTGTCTTCATAGACGGTAACCCCTGGTGGATGGCTAAGGATGTTTGTGATGTGCTAGGACTTGCTAATCCCAATAGCACATTAGCCCTTCTGGACGAGGACGAAAAGAGCACCATCCACAGTATGGAGGGTGGGCCTGATCGGGTCATCATCAACGAACCCGGTCTTTACTCCCTTATCCTCAGATCCAGGAAGCCCGATGCCAAACGATTCAAACGCTGGCTTACCCACGAGCTTCTGCCGACCATAAGAAAGACCGGTAGCTATGCCCTTCCGGGAAGCAAGCTATCGAAGAACGATAAAAAAGAGGAGTTATCCAGAAAACGCTTAGAGGTTATGGAGCGTAACGCAAACTGCCGAATGGCTCAGATGATCCTGAAGGGTATAGAGACCTTTAAGGATGTAATGACAAGCGAATCCAAAACAGTGTTCATGGCTAAATACGGTGAGTTGGTTGCGGAGACCGACATGAGCCACCTTCTACCGAAATCCACCGAGGCCATGTATTCAGCTACGGACATAGGAAAAGAGTGTGGAGTGTCGGCCCAGGTCATAGGTAAAGTGGCCACCTCTCACGATCTAAAGAGCCCTATGGGGAAGGCCGGAGATTACGGCTATTGGATAAGGAGCAAGTCCCGTTATTCCAGCAAAGAGGTGATGACTTTCGTCTATAACGAGAGAGGGCGAGATTGGTTCCTGAATCACTTCGGTGTTGCTGTGGTCGTAGAGGTTGACTAATACTGACAAAGGCCGTCCTTCGGGGCGGCTTTTTTTATTCCCCTGGAGGTGATGTTTTGTCTAAGCGAGACGTTCAGATCAACGTAGGGGCCAAGGTGGATCAGGCTGTGAGTTCATTCAACCGTCTCCAGAAGACCCTGTATCTGAACGGTCGTCGCCTGGAGGGCTATGGAGAGACCATCGGCAAGGTCTTTGATCCTGCTATGAAGGGTCTGTTAGCTGTTGGGGCCACCGCCAAGGTAGCGGCGACCGGCGTCGGCATAGCCGCTTTTTCGGTTGCCCAGGAGCTTGAGGAGGCCATGGCGATAGTGGCCAAAAAAACTGGGGAGAGCGGAGAAGCCCTGAAAGGCTATGAGGAAATAGTCAGGAAGCTATTCCGTGAAAATCCGGTAGAGGGATATGGTCAGGTGGCTGAGGCTTTGGCAGCTGTCAGAGTGGCCAGCGGTGCGACCGGGGCGGACTTGGAGAAACTCACTCAGCACTACATATCTTTAGCGGAGGTTACTGGGTCAGATCTTAGTAGCTCCATACTCTTGGGCTCCAGGCTCTTCGGGGACTGGTCGATCTCTACGGAGCATCAGACCGAGGCGTTAGATGCGTTGTTCGTGGCGTCTAGGTCGACAGGAACCTCCATCGAGGGGCTGGCCGAGAAGGCGGTTACATACGGGACAAAATTCAGGTTGCTAGGTTTCTCTCTGGAGGAGACTTTAGGGCTGCTGGGCAAGTGGGAGAAGGAGGGAGTTAGCACCGAAAAGGCCCTGTCCGGTCTCGGCCAGGCTATCACCAACATGACTAAAGGCGGCGTTCGAGACCTGGGGCAGGGATGGCGAGATCTCACCGAGAGTATCAAAAACGCCTCGACCGAGGGAGAAGCCATAAACAAGGCCGTGAAGTATTTCGGGGCCGACGCTGGCCCAGATATGGCGGCGGCGATAAGGGAAAACCGCTTCGAGCTTGGTGGCTTGGTAGAGGTCCTGTCAAAGGCTTCAGGGGCCATTTTGAAGGCTGATGAAGATACGTCTACACTTGGGAAGGCTCTCAAAGAGCTCAAAAATACGGCAACGGACAAGCTGTTGGAGCCCCTCGGCGACGAGGTTTCTCGATATGTCGCCCATGTCGCTAAGTTGTTGGAGGTCCTTGTCGAGTGGGCAGATAAAAACCAGATCCTTAAGGGGTCGGTGGACGCTTTCTTTGAGGGGTTTGGCTTAGGAAAGGTGCAAGTGGAAGAGTTTAAAGATGCGCTAGAGAGGATTGACGTAGCCTCCATCACCGATCAGTGCGAAACTTTCGGCAGAATGCTCAAAGCGATTTACCAATCACTTAATGCTATAGCCGAAGCGATTCCCTGGGAATTTTTGATAGATCATGCTGATAGTTTAACTAAAATCATTATATACGGGTGGGCAGCAGGTAAGGTCATGGCGATAGCAGGGGGGATTTTAACGCTATCGAAGTCCTTCAAAGGATTGGCCGATTCTATGAATCTGTTCGCTACAGCTCAAGCTGCGCTCGAAGGAAGCACGATTTTGAGCTGGATCATGGGAGGCGGAGCTGGGGTATCTACATTCGGCAAGATGTTGAAGACGGCGGGGACTGCCGGGGCTTCTGGCTGGGCCATGCTGGGCGGAGCTGTGACCGCTGCGATAGCGGCTATTCTTTCCTATCCCGACGCTATAGATGACGTCAATTACTCCATCGAGGACATGACTGCGGCAATGGAAGGCAATGAGGAGGCCCTGGAAAGACTGCCTGATAAGGTGAAAGAGTGGCTTATCCAGACCGGTCAGATCAAAAAGAGTGTTGAGGATATCAAGGACATGAAGGAAGAGCTGAAGGGGTTGAACGAGGAAGGATTTTCAAACCCTGATGATCTTCTGAGGGAATGGGGCAAGAAGCAGGCAGAGTTGGCCCAGAGACAACTTTCCAAGGTGGCTCTTTCTGTGAGTGACCTACAGGAAAGGATTAAAGACTTCAGAGAGCAGGGCAAGGACGCCAT
This is a stretch of genomic DNA from Dethiosulfovibrio russensis. It encodes these proteins:
- a CDS encoding BRO-N domain-containing protein; amino-acid sequence: MLEIKEKAGNTDIQGRELIKRAVDDVFEYRSSGLRDLPKNVDKTTFYGWVVYFAWLYVNRMEALGDSADMSKIVAIMERNDEKGEMRSAFDFFRAAEGRREVEDMIDVLEANPVAGDSDVTLFEFEQKPVRVVFIDGNPWWMAKDVCDVLGLANPNSTLALLDEDEKSTIHSMEGGPDRVIINEPGLYSLILRSRKPDAKRFKRWLTHELLPTIRKTGSYALPGSKLSKNDKKEELSRKRLEVMERNANCRMAQMILKGIETFKDVMTSESKTVFMAKYGELVAETDMSHLLPKSTEAMYSATDIGKECGVSAQVIGKVATSHDLKSPMGKAGDYGYWIRSKSRYSSKEVMTFVYNERGRDWFLNHFGVAVVVEVD
- a CDS encoding phage tail tape measure protein; translated protein: MSKRDVQINVGAKVDQAVSSFNRLQKTLYLNGRRLEGYGETIGKVFDPAMKGLLAVGATAKVAATGVGIAAFSVAQELEEAMAIVAKKTGESGEALKGYEEIVRKLFRENPVEGYGQVAEALAAVRVASGATGADLEKLTQHYISLAEVTGSDLSSSILLGSRLFGDWSISTEHQTEALDALFVASRSTGTSIEGLAEKAVTYGTKFRLLGFSLEETLGLLGKWEKEGVSTEKALSGLGQAITNMTKGGVRDLGQGWRDLTESIKNASTEGEAINKAVKYFGADAGPDMAAAIRENRFELGGLVEVLSKASGAILKADEDTSTLGKALKELKNTATDKLLEPLGDEVSRYVAHVAKLLEVLVEWADKNQILKGSVDAFFEGFGLGKVQVEEFKDALERIDVASITDQCETFGRMLKAIYQSLNAIAEAIPWEFLIDHADSLTKIIIYGWAAGKVMAIAGGILTLSKSFKGLADSMNLFATAQAALEGSTILSWIMGGGAGVSTFGKMLKTAGTAGASGWAMLGGAVTAAIAAILSYPDAIDDVNYSIEDMTAAMEGNEEALERLPDKVKEWLIQTGQIKKSVEDIKDMKEELKGLNEEGFSNPDDLLREWGKKQAELAQRQLSKVALSVSDLQERIKDFREQGKDAMELFGVSALEADEIIRDSVMKVAEDLRKSLADESPYMATAFVNAMEKMGLDGGDALMTSIARAMGKKKDLPIKTLTGAIQEGFVKGAALTEAMKLIQKKTDELVKKTGDQIEKEYAGMKFSSALMGDLKAYHAKLELSNLGVQSKMPNFSGKGGFGGTVNKVSAPISIQIGTVNVKRPEDADKTGREIGRGIVKSFDLGY